The Mycolicibacterium monacense genome contains the following window.
CGTACAGCCTGCGCTCGATCGACAGCCCCATCTCATCGTCGGACGACACGACGCGTTCGCTCGCCGACACGCTCGGCGAGGTCGACGGGGAGATGGAGCACATCACCGACCGTGAGTCGCTGCGTCCGCTGCTGGCGGCGCTGACCGAACGTGAGCGCACCGTGATCAGCCTCAGGTTCTTCGCGTCGATGACGCAGACGCAGATCGCCGAGCGAATCGGTGTCTCGCAGATGCAGGTCTCGCGGATCCTGGCCAAGACACTTCAGCAGTTGCGCGACGGGATGAGCTGACCTGTAGGTCAGCCCCCGGAGCGCTGGCGGACCGCGACCGCGATCTCGTTGCGACGCCGGAACGGCAGCGTCCACGGCGGATCGTAGAACCATGCCGCCGGTTCGCCGATCGGTTCGAAGGCGCTGTCTCGCAACGTGTTCTGCAGTTCCTCGGTGCGTTCGGCGACGGTTCGCGGGCCGCGGTCGCCGGTGAAGGTGAGTACCGCGACGGTCTCGGCCGGCACCACCGTCAACCGCACGCGATCGTCGTTCGGGGTGGGCAGGGTGTCCATCGTCCATTTCGAGGGCATGAAAAACCGGATCGTCCACTCACCTGCGGCATCGGAGGACTGCGCCACCGGCGCGGTCATCGCGATCTTGGTGCCGCGCTGCTGGGTGACGGGAGCGGTCATCGCGATCTCGGTGCCGCCGTGGTTGCCGCCGAAGATGTACCGCGCGAGGCGGCGAAACCCTTCGTTGCGTGAGGCTTCCTCGTCGGCGGACACGGTGGTCTCCGCGGCGATCCGCTGGTCGTAACGGCGGATCTCGACTGACGCCGACAGTGGCTGCGTGGTGTGCGGGGGCTCCTCGGTGCCGTGCCGGATCCCCACGACGGCCCCCGCACCCTCGGCCACCTGGCCGGCTATCCGAAACACTGGAGTCGAGCACGTCGTCCGTCCTTTCGTCGGTCCACGCACGATTAGCCGGTGGCGGAGCCCGGCAAACGGCGCGGGGTGGGGCGTAATGAACGCGACATCGGTCTGTGCGTCACGTCAGGTTTGGTGCGTGATCACTTCTGGGAACAGAGGTCCCGAACGCCTCGACGCGAGGCAGGGAACAGGAAGGACCAACACATGGCCGACGACAACAGCGGCAACAGCGGACCGGAGGAAGCCGTCAAGGGCGCGGTCGAAGGGGTCAAGGGCAAGGCCAAGGAGGTCGCGGGCGCGGTACTGGGCCGTGACGACCTCTACCGGGAGGGTCAGGCGCAGCAGGACAAGGCCGACGCCCAACGCGACGCCGCCAAGAAGGAGGCCGAAGCCGAGGCCGCGCGCGGTTC
Protein-coding sequences here:
- the mbp1 gene encoding microaggregate-binding protein 1, whose translation is MADDNSGNSGPEEAVKGAVEGVKGKAKEVAGAVLGRDDLYREGQAQQDKADAQRDAAKKEAEAEAARGSAKVAEERQKSEQNDN
- a CDS encoding SOUL family heme-binding protein translates to MRGPTKGRTTCSTPVFRIAGQVAEGAGAVVGIRHGTEEPPHTTQPLSASVEIRRYDQRIAAETTVSADEEASRNEGFRRLARYIFGGNHGGTEIAMTAPVTQQRGTKIAMTAPVAQSSDAAGEWTIRFFMPSKWTMDTLPTPNDDRVRLTVVPAETVAVLTFTGDRGPRTVAERTEELQNTLRDSAFEPIGEPAAWFYDPPWTLPFRRRNEIAVAVRQRSGG